In Plasmodium reichenowi strain SY57 chromosome 1, whole genome shotgun sequence, the following are encoded in one genomic region:
- a CDS encoding hypothetical protein (conserved Plasmodium protein, unknown function), whose translation MLLKRNNTLHDFPYHLYWFGLRPNLRDMFNDNNYKFSCLEEFYLFRFSNINSFNLLNLNHSNNNFVNVWFDNLDNLIKCFNIKYSSNKSKIYLYEQYFQKKFPVNDIFEYKNPRHFY comes from the coding sequence atgcttttaaaaagaaataatacATTACATGATTTTCcatatcatttatattgGTTTGGTTTGAGACCAAATTTAAGAGATATGtttaatgataataattataaatttagTTGTTTAGAagaattttatttatttcgtttttcaaatattaacagttttaatttattaaatttaaatcattccaataataattttgtaaatGTATGGTTTGACAACTTAGACaatttaattaaatgttttaatattaaatattcatcGAATAAATctaaaatttatttatatgaacaatattTCCAGAAAAAATTCCCAGTTAATGATATATTCGAATATAAAAATCCACGACacttttattaa
- a CDS encoding hypothetical protein (conserved Plasmodium protein, unknown function), producing the protein MEGNDKCLNVTLADIEKDTMKNNLSINSKGNELLNNKKSGYKNNIKKKKKKSIKENNGNEQNKGNSTLTLKNEENDSKVFKTYRNKRNSKNDSMEKHKNDVTKNENDITKNENDITKNENDITKNENDEIIKEDKNSNLGKTNGYNIKDIKRKKKDNNKEYIRDHMKKKKKDIIMNNKGKKNNSNNSNNNDNNDNNDNNDNNDNNNNNSNEYTKRKNTHKKHLNEHYKNENNKKKVNEKKYNNSVYVNNNIKKNHLNKNKNENYLQNVWLFLFDNEVRKENEQCVGKIISLDTFNTIEKFYKNYKYMKSPSAIKEYYNIYLFKHNFRPLFDEYPNGFICTVKNANHFKNNNVDIIWEKMVLLAIGEEFSLIDLCGLQLCIRDNEMFFKIWMKNYSNYLKNILMKKLKDLLGLPHNTSLVIRNLSNVYNNKKNQQGKGTNEKAKKNYNKNNKGAEFVDSKKDSLKMHNYPNIVPPPNYLGNYNVYKYNLDMNLFYLYNNQNIPNAYIYIPVNVPNNQYNNICLDYMYDSNTSYPIDIFNKNLLSNDINVPINFVNNKMNGSVIVDKKSKIDYGLKNNEDYKKKYMNSLNSNDIYEDSKSTTCIKSVYTDDEYEYNNSSSNNNNSNYFNTRKM; encoded by the exons atggaAGGAAATGATAAGTGTTTAAATGTCACCTTGGCTGACATAGAAAAAGATAcaatgaaaaataatttaagCATAAATAGTAAAGGTAATGAacttttaaataataagaaaagtggttataaaaataatataaagaaaaaaaagaaaaaaagtataaaggaaaataatgggaatgaacaaaataaagGTAATAGTACTCTTACCCTAAAgaatgaagaaaatgataGTAAGGTATTCAAAACATACagaaataaaagaaatagtAAGAATGATAGTATGgaaaaacataaaaatgatgtaacaaaaaatgagaatgacataacaaaaaatgagaatgatataacaaaaaatgagaatgatataacaaaaaatgaaaatgatgagataataaaagaagataaaaataGCAATTTAGGAAAAACGAAtggatataatataaaagatataaaaagaaaaaaaaaagacaataataaagaatacATAAGAGAccatatgaaaaaaaaaaaaaaagatataataatgaataataaagggaaaaaaaataatagtaataatagtaataataatgacaataatgacaataatgacaataatgacaataatgacaataataataataatagtaacgaatatacaaaaagaaagaatacacataaaaaacatttaaatgaacactataaaaatgagaataataagaaaaaggtcaatgaaaagaaatacAATAATAGTGTCtatgttaataataatataaagaaaaatcatctaaacaaaaataaa aatgaaaattatttacaaaatgTGTGGTTATTTTTATTCGATAATGAAGttagaaaagaaaatgaacAATGTGTTGGAAAAATTATATCACTGGATACTTTTAATACCATAGAAAAATTTTACAA GaactataaatatatgaaatcGCCTTCAGCCATTAAGGAATACTACAACatttatctttttaaaCATAATTTTAGACCCCTCTTTGAC GAATATCCAAATGGTTTTATTTGTACCGTTAAAAATGCCAatcattttaaaaataacaacGTTGATATAATATGGGAAAAAATG GTTCTTTTGGCAATAGGAGAAGAATTTAGCTTAATCGACTTATGTGGTTTACAATTGTGCATAAGAGATAATGAAatgttttttaaaatatggatgaaaaattattcaaattatctaaaaaatatattgat gaaaaaattaaaggaCCTCTTAGGTTTGCCACACAACACATCTCTAGTTATAAGAAACTTATCC AATGTATAcaataacaaaaaaaatcaaCAAGGAAAGGGAACAAATGAAAAGGCTAAAAAGAattacaataaaaataataaggGCGCAGAATTTGTAGATAGTAAAAAGGATTCTTTAAAAATGCATAATTATCCAAACATAGTACCACCACCAAATTATTTAg gaAATTACAATGTTTACAAATACAACCTAGATATgaatttgttttatttatataataatcaaaatattcCTAACGCGTATATATACATTCCTGTTAATGTACCCAATaatcaatataataatatttgtcTAGATTATATGTACGACAGTAATACGAGCTATCctatagatatatttaataaaaatttattaagtAATGATATTAATGTACCAATCaattttgtaaataataaaatgaatgGATCGGTAATAGtagataaaaaaagtaaaattGATTATGGATTAAAGAATAATGAggattataaaaaaaaatatatgaattcCTTAAATTCGaatgatatatatgaagaTAGTAAAAGTACTACATGTATTAAATCCGTATATACCGATGAtgaatatgaatataataatagtagtagtaataataataatagtaattattttaataccagaaaaatgtaa
- a CDS encoding hypothetical protein (conserved Plasmodium protein, unknown function), with protein sequence MENRNKTISQNTIKAHVEANDECKEKKEKYLKCFNNWYKNNFLKGDLTQACDDYYEDYQICVLNDLNKKGLGHLSNVEKEK encoded by the exons atggaaaatagaaataaaacAATTTCTCAAAATACAATAAAAGCACATGTCGAAGCG AATGATGAAtgtaaagaaaaaaaagaaaaatatttaaaatgttttaataattGGTATAAAAACAATTTCCTCAAAGGAGACTTAACACAAGCGTGTGACGATTATTATGAGGATTACCAAATTTGTGTTTTA aatgatttaaataaaaagggATTAGGTCATCTGAGCAATGTAGAAAAAGAGAAATAA
- a CDS encoding TatD-like deoxyribonuclease, putative, which translates to MKLVFHYIKYINVLFYIFILFLKSNSLKIYNDLRYISTVHKYKVLQIKKRSNLKKNHNIRKMEDNESSFIDIGSNLTDKMFDGVYNSKKHENDLQNVLNRAKNNNVDKIIITCTCLAEIDKSLKICETYDPEGKFLYLSAGVHPTNCYEFIDKNKHEEKEIIAKKEYEEFIKYFKNEQVENSKMENGNKKICDDEKDINNLNEILLEKNLDTIPGFKYNEKDKEYLENLKNKIIKYPNRIVCIGEIGLDFDRLYFCSKYIQIKYFIFQLKLVQMFNLPMFLHMRNCSETFFKIVDIYKFLFEKNGGVIHSFTDKEDIVHTIVQNYKNLYIGVNGCSLKSLENINAVKKIPLNLLLLETDAPWCGVKKTHASYEYIKDTYEKRAYTNLKKIKNIIKCDDSTIFKERNEPYNIADIAEITYKVREEAVPFDLFCKKIRCNTLNLFKKLR; encoded by the exons atgaaattagtttttcattatattaaatatataaatgttttattttatatatttattctatttttaaaaagtaatagtcttaaaatatataacgatttaagatatattagtactgttcataaatataaagtattacaaataaaaaaaagaagcaacttgaaaaaaaatcataatataaGGAAAATGGAAGATAATGAGAGTTCATTTATTGATATCGGATCAAATTTAACGGATAAAATGTTTGATGGTGTTTACAATAGTAAAAAGCATGAAAATGATTTACAgaa CGTTTTAAACAGAgcaaaaaataataatgttgacaaaattataataacatgTACTTGTCTTGCTGAAATTGATAAATCCTTAAAAATTTGTGAAACTTATG ATCCTGAAggaaaatttttatatttaagtGCTGGTGTACATCCAACAAATTGCTATGAATTtattgataaaaataaacatgaagaaaaggaaattatagctaaaaaggaatatgaagaatttatcaagtattttaaaaatgaacaagTTGAGAACTCAAAAATGGAAAATGgtaataagaaaatatgtgatgatgaaaaggatataaataatcttaatgaaatattactagaaaaaaatttggATACTATTCCTggttttaaatataatgaaaaagataaagaatatttagagaacttaaaaaataaaataataaagtaTCCTAATCGAATTGTTTGTATTGGGGAAATAGGATTAGATTTTGATagattatatttttgttctaaatatatacaaattaaatatttcatatttcaATTAAAATTAGTACAAATGTTTAATTTACCAATGTTCTTACATATGAGAAATTGTTCAGaaactttttttaaaattgtagatatatataaatttttatttgaaaaaaatggaGGAGTTATTCATAGTTTTACAGATAAAGAAGATATAGTTCATACTATCGtacaaaattataaaaatctATATATTGGTGTAAATGGATGCTCTTTAAAAAGTttggaaaatataaacgctgttaaaaaaatcccattaaatcttttattattagaaaCGGATGCTCCATGGTGTGGTGTGAAAAAAACTCATGCATCATACgaatatattaaagatACATATGAAAAACGAGCTTATacaaatttaaaaaaaataaaaaacataatCAAGTGTGATGATAGTACTATTTTCAAGGAGAGAAACGAACCTTATAATATTGC AGATATTGCAGAAATCACATATAAAGTAAGAGAGGAAGCTGTGCcttttgatttattttgtaaaaa aaTCAGATGTAACACTTTGAATTTGTTCAAGAAACTGAGGTAA
- a CDS encoding hypothetical protein (conserved Plasmodium protein, unknown function) — protein sequence MKLLNNRFVVLCPIIIFFFFLNSVVLGNNNRNNINFHETENAAKAMRKLLSGEINSIKLDNGDELKIKLNDEKHKDSTKWDKSYSFISNLEEEKYSQTDLFRKEQEINEANTKIIEDRQEFYILNNDEIENIATRFVLENNFDQLYIQSFKQSLIDIIQSLNN from the coding sequence ATGAAATTACTTAATAACCGTTTCGTTGTATTATGTcccataataatattcttcttctttCTGAATAGCGTTGTATTAGGGAACAAcaatagaaataatataaattttcatGAAACAGAAAATGCAGCCAAGGCAATGAGAAAATTGTTAAGTGGTGAAATTAATAGTATCAAATTAGATAATGGAGATGAactaaaaataaaattaaatgatgaGAAACATAAAGATTCTACAAAATGGGATAAAAgttattcatttataagCAATttagaagaagaaaaatattccCAAACAGATTTGTTCAGAAAAGAACAAGAAATAAATGAAGCAAATACCAAAATAATTGAAGACAGACAAGAATTCtatattttgaataatgatgaaattGAAAATATAGCAACACGTTTTGTTTtggaaaataattttgatCAGTTATATATCCAGTCGTTTAAGCAAAGTCTTATAGATATAATTCAGTCGTTAAATAATTAA